Proteins from a single region of Arctopsyche grandis isolate Sample6627 chromosome 1, ASM5162203v2, whole genome shotgun sequence:
- the LOC143912835 gene encoding kelch-like protein 20: protein MAKMNDLNKDGLVDRKFYAPLVVLIACSEIFKTKENLLNDVFSDYDNEVIEVILKYCYTGEISIDENHVEKLMELAKRLEVKIPKQFKTVDHSNCLEVLKSTGDSELLKKLHKTKDFLNLPASNVIEILKSNDLFVRSEESVFNAVKLWVNHDDANRKNDLAQLMRPVRLSLLSTKFLVDEVMKFCNLCAECMTTIRQLIKDKIDTSILYPKRDSS, encoded by the exons ATTCTACGCGCCCTTGGTTGTCCTAATAGCGTGCAGCGAAATCTTTAAGACAAAAGAGAATCTATTGAATGACGTCTTTTCAGATTATGACAACGAAGTCATCGAAGTAATCTTGAAGTATTGTTACACTGGAGAAATAA gtaTAGACGAAAATCACGTCGAAAAATTAATGGAGCTAGCCAAGCGACTCGAAGTGAAAATTCCAAAGCAATTTAAAACAGTCGATCATTCAAACTGTCTGGAAGTTTTGAAATCAACGGGAGATTCCGAATTATTAAAAAAG CTGCACAAAACTAAAGATTTTCTCAATCTGCCGGCCTCCAACGTGATCGAAATCTTGAAATCGAACGATTTGTTCGTGCGTTCCGAAGAAAGCGTATTCAATGCTGTGAAATTGTGGGTAAATCATGATGATGCGAACCGTAAAAATGACTTGGCACAGCTGATGAGACCCGTGAGGTTATCTTTGCTCTCGACGAAG TTTCTCGTCGACGAAGTAATGAAGTTCTGTAATTTGTGTGCAGAGTGTATGACCACtattagacaattaattaaagacAAGATTGATACATCCATCCTTTATCCCAAGAGAGACTCCTCGTAG
- the LOC143922442 gene encoding uncharacterized protein LOC143922442 isoform X1, with translation MLLANLVDCCLTVGDCNLRFIPMFSNCDFCRQGQMEGRCMSSKAPQPPLPRAPPPPQPPAPIAPEDLYDQLDDFDFSQQLRQLLETNETLRGEIQELKLEIRNVSEKCTRLEKENDTLQTNISTLYKTATAELQRKERMNNEIRAELDDLKIRQKLNPRNAWNTHTKPNPTNTVNITADKFPSNKASYQNQNIKTEPNPYKQTSESKPRYGERQPENKSKYTHDKYDRKRLRSPSPHRSNRRSPKRRYLEHDNRKSNRSRSGSKNRSERYYNKPSRSSERRTETVRRKSKEFTYKDYDNPSNCSPNYYNEVSKYQRSEPRIEDIRRQQYIENPKRREDYNLNENETKYQISTSDSRNQENFAENSHIMDGFKEEPVDYNYSDANLEYNYTDRYVKTEESESIDSKNECNAIESETNYAIRNDTMEFVHDQNISKPDYITLPISNLAICISKEKPNVSYDKSKKVKHKERNENVKKAARALETSQNKSEKDESIHKKIYESTESNPTDADQKIGKINDPYEKAASENDNLVPRESPVSVHTVADKTLTNTKSKNSDCSTKSHKYNNLELITLKCREDKSEKEPHVHDEKSPNESIKTASSQSQDSANEQEVCKPVLEIVSIQIEHDETYPTASSDDISTETDKSASIEQTDNLIDNIYGDISIEGNDPSEIILNSSASPIPPRTATEIEAKKDDMPDKTIESSSSNTTVEESSSETSAGSSMLSVSDKLDERDVSGIEDVNVDAMKPASDRLNETIKHTTVTSTKLDNNTIKFTVHRKRSRIIKK, from the exons atgctgctggctaatttagTGGATTGTTGCTTGACAGTGGGAGACTGTAATCTCCGTTTTATACCCATGTTTTCCAACTGTGATTTCTGTAGACAGGGGCAG ATGGAGGGAAGATGCATGTCTTCAAAAGCTCCCCAACCCCCGCTCCCCAGAGCCCCTCCACCCCCGCAACCACCCGCTCCAATCGCACCTGAAGATCTTTACGATCAGCTCGACGACTTTGACTTTAGCCAGCAGCTAAGACAA CTCTTGGAAACAAATGAAACACTACGTGGCGAAATACAAGAACTTAAACTTGAAATTAGAAATGTTTCAGAG AAATGCACCCGTcttgaaaaagaaaatgataCTTTACAAACTAACATTTCCACTCTGTATAAAACAGCTACTGCTGAACTGCAACGAAAAGAACGGATGAATAATGAAATTCGCGCcga ATTAGACGACTTGAAAATACGTCAAAAATTAAATCCCAGAAATGCGTGGAATACTCACACCAAACCGAATCCTACCAATACAGTAAATATTACCGCTGATAAATTTCCATCTAACAAG gCATCgtatcaaaatcaaaacataaAAACAGAGCCTAACCCTTACAAACAGACGTCGGAATCAAAACCGAGATACGGTGAACGTCAACCGGAAAATAAGTCTAAGTATACGCATGATAAGTATGATAGAAAGCGTCTCCGTTCACCATCTCCtcatag atcaAATCGGCGGTCGCCTAAACGGCGATATTTAGAACACGACAATAGGAAAAGCAATAGATCAAGATCTGGAAGTAAAAATAGGTCGGAAAGATATTACAATAAGCCGTCTAGAAGTAGCGAAAGACGAACAGAAACGGTACGAAGAAAGTCCAAAGAATTCACTTATAAAGATTATGATAACCCATCCAATTGTTCGCCCAATTACTACAACGAAGTGTCGAAATATCAAAGAAGTGAACCTCGAATTGAAGACATTCGCCGTCAGCAATATATCGAAAATCCTAAAAGACGTGAAGattacaatttaaatgaaaatgaaacgaAGTATCAAATTTCAACTTCCGATAGTCGTAATCAGGAAAATTTTGCCGAGAACTCACACATAATGGACGGCTTTAAAGAAGAACCGGTTGATTACAATTATTCAGACGCTAATTTAGAATATAATTATACTGATAGATATGTAAAGACGGAGGAATCTGAATCAATCGATTCAAAAAATGAATGTAATGCAATTGAATCTGAAACCAATTATGCAATTAGAAATGATACTATGGAATTTGTACACGATCAAAATATATCAAAGCCTGATTATATTACTCTGCCGATTTCTAACCTGGCTATTTGTATTAGTAAAGAAAAGCCTAATGTATCGTACGATAAAAGCAAAAAGGTTAAACATAAAGAAAGAAATGAAAATGTAAAGAAGGCTGCTAGAGCTCTAGAAACATCTCAAAATAAAAGCGAAAAAGATGAAtcgattcataaaaaaatttatgaatCTACAGAATCTAATCCCACGGATGCAGAtcaaaaaattggtaaaattaaTGATCCATACGAAAAAGCCGCTTCAGAAAATGACAATTTAGTTCCACGCGAATCACCTGTGAGTGTCCATACTGTTGCAGACAAAACCCTGACAAATactaaatctaaaaattcagATTGCTCAACAAAATCGCACAAGTATAACAATTTAGAGCTAATCACCTTGAAATGCCGCGAAGACAAGTCCGAAAAAGAACCTCATGTTCACGATGAAAAATCCcctaatgaatcgataaaaacagCATCTAGTCAAAGTCAAGACTCTGCAAATGAACAAGAAGTGTGCAAACCCGTGCTGGAAATTGTCAGTATTCAAATTGAACACGATGAAACTTATCCGACCGCATCGTCAGATGATATCTCGACGGAGACGGATAAATCTGCAAGCATCGAACAGACCGACAATTTAATCGACAACATTTACGGCGATATTTCCATCGAAGGAAACGATCCGTCCGAAATCATTTTGAATTCGTCTGCCTCACCGATTCCTCCGAGGACCGCCACTGAGATTGAAGCTAAAAAGGATGACATGCCGGATAAAACGATTGAAAGCAGCTCGTCGAATACGACGGTTGAAGAATCGTCGTCCGAAACGAGCGCAGGCTCCAGCATGTTGTCTGTCAGCGATAAATTGGACGAGCGTGATGTCTCCGGTATCGAAGATGTCAACGTAGACGCGATGAAACCAGCAAGTGACCGATTGAACGAGACAATCAAACATACTACGGTCACGTCCACCAAATTGGACaacaatacaattaaatttacagTGCATCGGAAGCGAAGTCGAATTATTaagaaataa
- the LOC143922442 gene encoding uncharacterized protein LOC143922442 isoform X2: MEGRCMSSKAPQPPLPRAPPPPQPPAPIAPEDLYDQLDDFDFSQQLRQLLETNETLRGEIQELKLEIRNVSEKCTRLEKENDTLQTNISTLYKTATAELQRKERMNNEIRAELDDLKIRQKLNPRNAWNTHTKPNPTNTVNITADKFPSNKASYQNQNIKTEPNPYKQTSESKPRYGERQPENKSKYTHDKYDRKRLRSPSPHRSNRRSPKRRYLEHDNRKSNRSRSGSKNRSERYYNKPSRSSERRTETVRRKSKEFTYKDYDNPSNCSPNYYNEVSKYQRSEPRIEDIRRQQYIENPKRREDYNLNENETKYQISTSDSRNQENFAENSHIMDGFKEEPVDYNYSDANLEYNYTDRYVKTEESESIDSKNECNAIESETNYAIRNDTMEFVHDQNISKPDYITLPISNLAICISKEKPNVSYDKSKKVKHKERNENVKKAARALETSQNKSEKDESIHKKIYESTESNPTDADQKIGKINDPYEKAASENDNLVPRESPVSVHTVADKTLTNTKSKNSDCSTKSHKYNNLELITLKCREDKSEKEPHVHDEKSPNESIKTASSQSQDSANEQEVCKPVLEIVSIQIEHDETYPTASSDDISTETDKSASIEQTDNLIDNIYGDISIEGNDPSEIILNSSASPIPPRTATEIEAKKDDMPDKTIESSSSNTTVEESSSETSAGSSMLSVSDKLDERDVSGIEDVNVDAMKPASDRLNETIKHTTVTSTKLDNNTIKFTVHRKRSRIIKK, translated from the exons ATGGAGGGAAGATGCATGTCTTCAAAAGCTCCCCAACCCCCGCTCCCCAGAGCCCCTCCACCCCCGCAACCACCCGCTCCAATCGCACCTGAAGATCTTTACGATCAGCTCGACGACTTTGACTTTAGCCAGCAGCTAAGACAA CTCTTGGAAACAAATGAAACACTACGTGGCGAAATACAAGAACTTAAACTTGAAATTAGAAATGTTTCAGAG AAATGCACCCGTcttgaaaaagaaaatgataCTTTACAAACTAACATTTCCACTCTGTATAAAACAGCTACTGCTGAACTGCAACGAAAAGAACGGATGAATAATGAAATTCGCGCcga ATTAGACGACTTGAAAATACGTCAAAAATTAAATCCCAGAAATGCGTGGAATACTCACACCAAACCGAATCCTACCAATACAGTAAATATTACCGCTGATAAATTTCCATCTAACAAG gCATCgtatcaaaatcaaaacataaAAACAGAGCCTAACCCTTACAAACAGACGTCGGAATCAAAACCGAGATACGGTGAACGTCAACCGGAAAATAAGTCTAAGTATACGCATGATAAGTATGATAGAAAGCGTCTCCGTTCACCATCTCCtcatag atcaAATCGGCGGTCGCCTAAACGGCGATATTTAGAACACGACAATAGGAAAAGCAATAGATCAAGATCTGGAAGTAAAAATAGGTCGGAAAGATATTACAATAAGCCGTCTAGAAGTAGCGAAAGACGAACAGAAACGGTACGAAGAAAGTCCAAAGAATTCACTTATAAAGATTATGATAACCCATCCAATTGTTCGCCCAATTACTACAACGAAGTGTCGAAATATCAAAGAAGTGAACCTCGAATTGAAGACATTCGCCGTCAGCAATATATCGAAAATCCTAAAAGACGTGAAGattacaatttaaatgaaaatgaaacgaAGTATCAAATTTCAACTTCCGATAGTCGTAATCAGGAAAATTTTGCCGAGAACTCACACATAATGGACGGCTTTAAAGAAGAACCGGTTGATTACAATTATTCAGACGCTAATTTAGAATATAATTATACTGATAGATATGTAAAGACGGAGGAATCTGAATCAATCGATTCAAAAAATGAATGTAATGCAATTGAATCTGAAACCAATTATGCAATTAGAAATGATACTATGGAATTTGTACACGATCAAAATATATCAAAGCCTGATTATATTACTCTGCCGATTTCTAACCTGGCTATTTGTATTAGTAAAGAAAAGCCTAATGTATCGTACGATAAAAGCAAAAAGGTTAAACATAAAGAAAGAAATGAAAATGTAAAGAAGGCTGCTAGAGCTCTAGAAACATCTCAAAATAAAAGCGAAAAAGATGAAtcgattcataaaaaaatttatgaatCTACAGAATCTAATCCCACGGATGCAGAtcaaaaaattggtaaaattaaTGATCCATACGAAAAAGCCGCTTCAGAAAATGACAATTTAGTTCCACGCGAATCACCTGTGAGTGTCCATACTGTTGCAGACAAAACCCTGACAAATactaaatctaaaaattcagATTGCTCAACAAAATCGCACAAGTATAACAATTTAGAGCTAATCACCTTGAAATGCCGCGAAGACAAGTCCGAAAAAGAACCTCATGTTCACGATGAAAAATCCcctaatgaatcgataaaaacagCATCTAGTCAAAGTCAAGACTCTGCAAATGAACAAGAAGTGTGCAAACCCGTGCTGGAAATTGTCAGTATTCAAATTGAACACGATGAAACTTATCCGACCGCATCGTCAGATGATATCTCGACGGAGACGGATAAATCTGCAAGCATCGAACAGACCGACAATTTAATCGACAACATTTACGGCGATATTTCCATCGAAGGAAACGATCCGTCCGAAATCATTTTGAATTCGTCTGCCTCACCGATTCCTCCGAGGACCGCCACTGAGATTGAAGCTAAAAAGGATGACATGCCGGATAAAACGATTGAAAGCAGCTCGTCGAATACGACGGTTGAAGAATCGTCGTCCGAAACGAGCGCAGGCTCCAGCATGTTGTCTGTCAGCGATAAATTGGACGAGCGTGATGTCTCCGGTATCGAAGATGTCAACGTAGACGCGATGAAACCAGCAAGTGACCGATTGAACGAGACAATCAAACATACTACGGTCACGTCCACCAAATTGGACaacaatacaattaaatttacagTGCATCGGAAGCGAAGTCGAATTATTaagaaataa
- the LOC143922681 gene encoding uncharacterized protein LOC143922681, which yields MEVKCEPPEDPTNPQISAPIVPEELYDQIDDFDFSQQLRQLLETNESLRGDIEDLKIDIKTVTEKCTNLENENDTLQTNISTLYKTATAEIKRKDRMFNEVRAELDQLKLSQVLNVKNDHNNCTGPNLSNAVHTNSESLMSSSRPVEVTYQKAKSKPDINLHKKRISESNPRFNERQLEGTENKANYPYDNYERKRPRTPSPHRSNRRSPKWRYLEHSNRSRSGSRNRSERYYSR from the exons ATGGAAGTAAAATGCGAACCTCCAGAAGATCCAACAAATCCACAAATATCTGCTCCAATTGTGCCTGAAGAACTTTACGATCAAATCGATGACTTCGACTTCAGCCAGCAGCTAAGACAA CTTTTGGAAACGAATGAATCACTGCGTGGTGATATAGAAGACCTTAAGATTGACATTAAAACTGTTACAGAG AAATGCACCAATCTCGAAAATGAAAATGATACTTTGCAAACGAACATTTCCACTCTATATAAGACAGCTACTGCAGAAATAAAACGAAAGGATCGAATGTTTAATGAAGTCCGTGCTGA ATTAGATCAATTGAAGTTAAGTCAAGTATTGAATGTGAAAAATGATCATAATAACTGTACTGGACCGAACCTTTCAAATGCCGTTCATACTAATAGTGAAAGTTTAATGTCTTCATCTCGTCCTGTCGAA gtGACGTATCAAAAAGCTAAATCAAAACCAGATATTAATCTCCATAAAAAACGGATATCAGAATCAAATCCAAGATTCAATGAACGTCAACTAGAAGGAACAGAAAACAAAGCCAATTATCCGTACGATAATTATGAAAGAAAACGCCCTCGTACACCGTCACCTCATAg atcaAATCGAAGGTCGCCTAAATGGCGATATTTAGAACATAGCAATAGGTCAAGATCTGGGAGCAGAAATCGGTCAGAAAGATATTATAGTAGATGA
- the LOC143912841 gene encoding putative tubulin polyglutamylase TTLL2, protein MDEEYLTNFEDGPFVFRLNDNGTGPSLLIQVCLERGWRGYQPEMSEKWNLWWRGGLPAMHRRSLHAWQFINHIPKGSSICKKDNLARHLKCMKKVYGSIYDFSPHGYHLPLEYAKLAAECSKNRSKSFSKEDEFSDSNEVNELNQKIWICKPVGQSQGRGIYLFRRLSDLTCDSNSVVQRYIERPLLIGGYKFDLRLYVCITTYHPLTVYLYKEGLARFSTDKFSLTDLQNPFRHLTNSSLNKFGPKYAECKDRIGSGCKWTLRQVRRYMNQSGVGSGRGWRLWQRVAALVVLTALAQAAGIPPSRNCFEFFGFDVLVDADLRPWLLEVNLSPALANDCDADEIVKKPLLHDLFDLLGLPMCNTGLSLFTVWSKDRSKENAVLGSCSDEDSENSEQVPDKFKENSQWNKRTEAHIVPRTKFKHGRPGSGRSHRSSLHTKPSPSRKQTRPIPAITLSFPPKYVQQPMEPLTDETWGRYSVIKKCDQKQRKCAAPLPTPWGNGRDWSAAPNSIGGWTKVFPLESLPFMRNDGISNAFTNKFQCLDKTARKKSEREKPHTQFSLFDFIVFAFLSSDPNFKENKKRMQTDYDIRTAVGNIARYNKATRLIERQYPDADDDQLNEALRKELQYHIQIWLPDK, encoded by the exons GTATGCCTGGAGCGTGGCTGGCGGGGCTATCAGCCTGAAATGTCTGAAAAATGGAACCTGTGGTGGAGGGGCGGCTTGCCAGCGATGCACAGGCGATCGTTGCACGCGTGGCAG tTCATCAATCACATCCCGAAAGGATCGTCGATCTGCAAAAAGGACAATCTGGCTCGCCATCTCAAGTGCATGAAGAAAGTCTACGGATCCATTTACGATTTCAG TCCACACGGCTACCACCTGCCGTTAGAATATGCAAAACTGGCGGCAGAATGTTCGAAAAACAGATCAAAATCATTCTCAAAGGAGGACGAATTCAGCGACTCAAATGAAGTCAACGAACTTAATCAAAAAATATGGATTTGTAAACCAGTCGGCCAGAGTCAAGGAAGAGGAATATATCTGTTCAGG AGACTCAGTGACTTAACTTGTGACAGCAACTCCGTAGTGCAACGATACATTGAACGACCTCTCCTTATCGGAGGCTATAAATTCGATTTGAGGCTTTACGTCTGCATTACAACGTATCACCCACTGactgtgtatttatataaagaagGCTTAGCTAGATTTA gtaCCGATAAGTTCTCTTTGACCGACTTACAAAATCCATTTCGTCACCTCACAAATAGTTCTCTCAACAAATTTGGACCGAAATATGCAGAATGCAAAGATAGAATTGGTTCCG GTTGCAAGTGGACTCTTCGTCAAGTTCGACGATATATGAATCAATCAGGAGTAGGAAGTGGTAGAGGATGGAGACTTTGGCAACGTGTTGCAGCTCTAGTTGTGCTTACAGCTTTAGCACAAGCTGCCGGTATACCACCATCTCGTAACTGCTTCGAATTCTTCGGATTCGACGTCCTCGTCGATGCTGATCTACGACCTTGGCTACTGGAA gtCAACCTGAGTCCTGCTTTAGCTAACGATTGTGATGCTGATGAGATTGTCAAGAAACCTCTCTTGCACGATTTGTTTGACCTACTCGGATTGCCCATGTGCAACACTGGCTTATCTTTATTCACCGTCTGGTCCAAAGATAGATCTAAAGAAAATGCTGTTTTGgg ATCATGCTCAGATGAAGATTCGGAAAATTCTGAACAGGTGCCCgataaattcaaagaaaatagTCAGTGGAATAAAAGAACAGAG GCTCACatagtaccaagaacaaaattCAAACATGGTCGACCTGGTTCAGGAAGATCTCACCGTTCATCGCTACACACCAAACCATCTCCGTCGCGCAAACAAACTCGTCCTATCCCAGCAATAACGTTATCATTCCCACCAAAATATGTCCAACAACCAatg GAACCATTGACTGATGAAACTTGGGGCCGGTATagtgtaattaaaaaatgtgaTCAAAAGCAACGCAAATGTGCAGCTCCACTTCCAACACCATGGGGAAATGGAAGAGACTGGTCTGCAGCACCAAATTCAATCGGCGGTTGGACTAAAGTCTTCCCATTAGAATCTTTACct TTTATGAGGAACGACGGCATATCTAATGCATTTACTAACAAATTTCAGTGTTTGGATAAAACCGCACGAAAGAAATCCGAACGCGAAAAACCGCACACCCAATTTTCGCTGTTCGATTTTATCGTGTTCGCATTTTTATCGTCGGACCCAAATTTCAAG GAAAATAAAAAGAGAATGCAAACTGATTATGATATACGTACAGCCGTTGGAAACATTGCCCGCTACAATAAAGCGACTCGTCTAATTGAACGTCAATATCCCGATGCAGACGATGATCAGCTCAATGAAGCACTCCGTAAAGAATTgcaatatcatattcaaatatggtTGCCTGATAAGTGA
- the LOC143909218 gene encoding kelch-like protein 20: MYQVTAKTDFAAKRLEYLYKAMKDDNKCDTAFFVRGRNFPAHLIVLMACSKFFETNETKVEDIMSPFDYEVIEAILKYCYTGEIRDKHRTKLLELANLLEVKIPPQFKTVNNSNCLKVLKSSGDSELLKNAKDLIMENFETLHKTPDFLNLPASTVIEILKSNYLNVRSEEDVFNAVKLWVLYDNANRKSDLAQLMRSVRLSLLSMEFFIDEIITFCHSCAECMTNFGQAIKNKNDKSFVQRETPRRKIKGKKMALVGGFDLDIASIIDIFDRLDKSWTLSKNIGINKCRFASVVVGDWIVIIGGENSSKESVTSVEYIDLKSGQKQPLKPLNQARCDFSAVTLSRGSSTDVYAIGGFEITNVDEKTGNFLSSVERWNSKTGDWEIISPLLSVAFKGTLYVAGGYIEKTSTILDSVEHFDPNANVWNAFTKLPKPTAGFSLCCFQNKLLRMGGFDGNKRLSDVWEYDETIKSWKASISLSRKRDYFNSHKIVSAAISHYGS; encoded by the exons ATGTACCAAGTGACGGCGAAGACCGATTTTGCTGCAAAACGGCTGGAGTATTTGTATAAGGCCATGAAAGACGATAACAAATGCGACACCGCTTTTTTTGTTCGAGGCCGAAA CTTCCCCGCGCACTTGATCGTTCTAATGGCGTGTAGCAAATTCTTTGAGACGAACGAAACTAAAGTGGAGGATATTATGTCACCATTTGACTACGAGGTCATTGAAGCAATCCTGAAGTATTGTTACACGGGAGAAATAA GAGACAAACACCGCACGAAATTACTGGAGCTAGCCAATCTACTCGAAGTGAAAATTCCACCACAATTTAAAACAGTCAATAATTCTAATTGTCTGAAAGTTTTGAAATCATCGGGAGATtccgaattattaaaaaatgcaaaGGATTTGATTATGGAAAATTTCGAGACG CTGCACAAAACTCCAGATTTTCTCAATCTGCCGGCCTCCACAGTGATCGAAATCttgaaatcgaattatttgaacgTGCGTTCCGAAGAAGACGTATTCAATGCTGTGAAATTGTGGGTACTTTATGATAATGCGAACCGTAAAAGTGACTTGGCACAGCTGATGAGATCCGTGAGGTTATCCTTGCTCTCGATGGAG TTTTTCATCGACGAAATAATAACGTTCTGTCATTCGTGTGCAGAGTGTATGACCAATTTTGGACAAGCAATTAAAAACAAGAATGATAAATCTTTCGTCCAAAGAGAGACCCCTCGTagaaaaataaaaggaaaaaaaatggcaCTGGTTGGGGGGTTTGATTTAGAT ATTGCAAGCATCATCGATATATTTGACAGACTAGACAAAAGTTGGACTTTATCTAAAAACATTGGAATTAACAAATGTCGATTTGCGTCTGTCGTCGTCGGAGATTGGATCGTTATCATCGGCGGAGAGAATTCTTCGAAAGAATCAGTGACTTCA gtggaatacattgatttaAAAAGCGGTCAGAAACAGCCATTGAAGCCGTTAAATCAAGCTCGTTGTGATTTCTCAGCAGTGACACTTAGTCGCGGTTCGTCCACTGATGTCTACGCCATTGGTGGTTTTGAAATAACGAATGTCGATGAAAAGACAGGAAATTTCTTATCTTCAGTGGAAAG GTGGAACAGCAAGACTGGGGATTGGGAGATCATCTCTCCATTGTTG AGCGTCGCATTCAAAGGGACACTTTACGTCGCTGGTggatatatcgaaaaaacttcTACTATTTTAGACAGTGTGGAGCATTTCGATCCGAATGCAAATGTGTGGAATGCATTCACTAAACTACCGAAACCTACAGCCGGATTCAGTCTCTgctgtttccaaaataaactgcTTAGAATGG gtGGATTTGATGGAAATAAACGTTTAAGTGATGTTTGGGAGTACGACGAGACGATCAAATCTTGGAAAGCTTCAATAAGTCTTAGCAGAAAGagagattattttaattcacat AAAATCGTCAGTGCTGCCATATCGCATTATGGCTCCTAG